In Alteromonas mediterranea DE, a single genomic region encodes these proteins:
- a CDS encoding S1 family peptidase, whose protein sequence is MSIENALVRSTVRVMAGKNGQEPFSVGTGFYYKVQDPKTSNAKIFILTNKHVVNGADYIRFVHSYADSLEDLDEHHQPVGRVDKTEQLPIAPFVYNHPNADIDLCAIDVTIILAPILNSGKKLRSMVLDSSWMVKDEDKKHVRDIEQVLVVGYPRGIWDHHNNMPISRIGNTATHPFANYQDKQDFLIDVAAFQGSSGSPVFSYEAPMFRQASGAYTPGTKVNLIGVVWGVIESSVEGDLKVIEIPSALKHVPVMNASLNLALALHADVIKDLDALILPTIK, encoded by the coding sequence ATGTCAATCGAAAATGCACTTGTTCGCTCAACTGTTAGAGTAATGGCGGGTAAAAATGGACAAGAACCTTTTTCCGTAGGGACTGGGTTTTACTATAAAGTGCAAGACCCAAAAACATCGAATGCGAAAATTTTTATCTTAACAAATAAGCACGTTGTGAATGGTGCAGATTATATTAGGTTTGTTCATTCTTATGCGGACTCTCTTGAAGACTTAGACGAACATCACCAGCCTGTTGGAAGAGTTGATAAAACAGAACAACTTCCAATTGCACCATTTGTATATAACCATCCAAACGCCGATATAGACCTTTGTGCTATTGATGTGACCATCATATTGGCTCCTATACTAAATTCAGGGAAAAAGCTTCGAAGTATGGTTCTTGATTCAAGCTGGATGGTTAAAGACGAAGATAAAAAGCATGTTAGGGATATAGAGCAAGTTTTGGTAGTTGGCTATCCCCGAGGCATTTGGGATCATCACAATAATATGCCCATCTCTCGCATCGGAAATACAGCGACTCATCCTTTCGCGAATTATCAGGATAAACAGGATTTTCTTATTGATGTAGCAGCTTTTCAAGGCTCAAGCGGATCACCAGTTTTCTCGTATGAAGCACCAATGTTCAGGCAAGCTAGTGGTGCATATACTCCGGGAACCAAAGTAAACCTTATAGGTGTTGTTTGGGGCGTTATCGAGTCAAGCGTAGAGGGGGATTTAAAAGTCATAGAAATCCCTTCTGCATTAAAGCATGTGCCAGTTATGAATGCTTCATTGAACCTTGCCTTAGCGCTTCATGCTGATGTAATTAAAGATCTAGATGCGTTAATTTTGCCCACAATTAAATGA
- a CDS encoding IS110 family transposase produces MYNMLTGVDLAKKEIQVCVAKSNKIVRNMPMTPTAFSNWLATQKPMTVVFEACATSNYWYQCAREYGHDARLISAKLVSNIRQNQKTDKNDAEAVLQASQLSNVNFISGKSKEQQELQSLVRMHQLSVKHKVAYGNQLCSLLLEFNIKLSPTDAGLNSAIQSILEDAENGFSAIFREALHTAWHQYLKSIELVKHYEKSVARASRASEACKNLMKIEGVGPTNAVNLYIALGCCELGVFKKARDAAACIGLTPIQHSSGGKVRLGSIGKNIRNSSLRANLVAGAMSAINQAVKRDSRTKKDEWIKGLVERRGKRCAAVALANKTVRTAFSLLRNGTDYKAELLSA; encoded by the coding sequence ATGTATAATATGCTCACTGGTGTAGATTTAGCAAAAAAAGAGATCCAGGTTTGTGTCGCCAAATCGAATAAGATAGTTCGTAATATGCCGATGACGCCCACTGCTTTTTCTAATTGGCTAGCCACTCAAAAACCAATGACAGTTGTTTTTGAAGCGTGTGCGACGTCAAATTATTGGTATCAATGTGCGCGTGAATACGGGCATGATGCCCGTTTAATATCAGCTAAGCTTGTATCGAATATTCGTCAAAACCAAAAGACTGATAAGAACGATGCTGAAGCGGTTTTACAGGCATCACAACTTAGTAACGTGAATTTTATTAGCGGGAAGTCTAAGGAGCAGCAGGAGCTTCAATCACTTGTCCGTATGCATCAACTATCAGTAAAGCATAAAGTTGCTTACGGGAATCAACTCTGTTCGTTACTTTTAGAGTTCAACATTAAGTTGTCACCAACAGATGCGGGTTTGAACAGTGCAATACAGTCGATATTGGAAGATGCAGAAAATGGATTTAGCGCGATATTCAGAGAGGCATTACACACGGCATGGCATCAATATCTCAAGAGTATAGAGCTCGTAAAACACTACGAAAAGAGTGTAGCTAGAGCCAGCAGAGCATCAGAAGCTTGCAAAAATCTCATGAAGATAGAAGGTGTTGGCCCGACAAATGCGGTTAACCTGTACATAGCGCTAGGTTGTTGTGAGTTAGGCGTTTTCAAAAAAGCCCGAGACGCTGCTGCGTGTATCGGTTTAACGCCAATACAACATTCTTCAGGTGGTAAAGTGCGTTTGGGGTCTATAGGTAAAAATATACGGAACTCGTCATTGCGCGCTAACTTGGTCGCAGGTGCGATGTCAGCAATAAACCAGGCGGTTAAACGTGATTCGCGAACGAAGAAAGATGAATGGATTAAAGGGCTAGTAGAGCGGAGAGGTAAACGTTGTGCAGCTGTAGCGCTGGCCAACAAAACAGTTAGAACAGCATTTTCGTTGCTACGCAACGGAACTGATTACAAAGCAGAGCTATTATCTGCTTAG
- a CDS encoding type II toxin-antitoxin system mRNA interferase toxin, RelE/StbE family, translating into MILWEKSSLDDREAIFEFLYEFNPLAAEKTDAIIEKKVENLNQQPFMGVEREDIPGRLLIISEVSMIVSYFIKDDIIHILRVLHQKQKFPVGN; encoded by the coding sequence ATGATCTTATGGGAAAAAAGTTCGTTGGACGATCGTGAGGCTATTTTCGAGTTTTTATACGAATTTAACCCATTAGCAGCAGAAAAAACTGATGCAATAATTGAGAAGAAAGTTGAAAACTTGAACCAGCAACCTTTTATGGGAGTGGAGAGAGAGGATATACCGGGAAGACTGTTAATAATTTCAGAGGTTTCAATGATTGTTTCATATTTCATAAAAGACGACATTATTCACATTCTTCGAGTTTTACACCAAAAGCAAAAATTTCCTGTAGGCAACTAA
- a CDS encoding type II toxin-antitoxin system RelB/DinJ family antitoxin, translated as MDTRIQFRVDEETKRLAQIMAESQGRTLSDACRELTEELAEQQRKIINHDQWLTEEVNAAFSKLESGQSKFVSHEEANLDMEARKMKIRNKAKK; from the coding sequence ATGGATACCCGTATTCAGTTTAGAGTAGATGAAGAAACTAAACGGCTAGCTCAGATAATGGCCGAAAGCCAAGGACGCACTTTAAGTGACGCTTGTAGAGAGCTTACGGAAGAACTCGCTGAACAGCAACGAAAAATAATTAATCATGATCAGTGGCTTACTGAAGAGGTTAATGCTGCGTTCAGTAAATTAGAGAGTGGGCAAAGCAAGTTTGTCAGTCATGAAGAAGCGAACTTGGACATGGAAGCTCGAAAAATGAAAATTAGGAATAAAGCCAAAAAATGA
- a CDS encoding type II toxin-antitoxin system RelE/ParE family toxin: MLTTITELPEYIKRADSLLYESERKALIDYLSEHPKAGDIMEGTGGIRKLHWSRGNKGKSGGVRVIYYYHDERIPLYLLTMFGKSERANLSKADRNELAKLVEILAKKALEKAYE, from the coding sequence ATGCTTACCACAATAACTGAATTACCTGAATACATTAAACGAGCAGATTCATTACTTTACGAATCTGAGCGTAAAGCCTTAATTGATTATCTTTCTGAGCACCCAAAAGCGGGAGATATCATGGAAGGTACTGGCGGTATTCGTAAGTTACACTGGAGTAGAGGCAATAAAGGTAAAAGCGGTGGTGTAAGAGTTATCTATTACTATCACGATGAGCGTATTCCTTTATATCTTCTTACCATGTTTGGGAAAAGTGAGCGCGCGAATTTGTCCAAGGCTGATAGGAATGAATTGGCTAAACTCGTTGAAATTCTAGCAAAGAAAGCATTGGAGAAAGCTTATGAATAA
- a CDS encoding helix-turn-helix domain-containing protein: protein MNNAYESIAQGLQEAIDLNDGKKVAAKVHRPPHVDVAKIRHGLGLTQMEFASKFCISVSTLRHWERGDRTPHGPALALLNVVAKEPKAVLRALG, encoded by the coding sequence ATGAATAATGCATATGAAAGTATTGCCCAAGGGCTTCAAGAGGCAATCGATCTTAATGACGGCAAAAAGGTGGCTGCTAAAGTACATCGCCCACCTCACGTTGATGTAGCCAAGATTAGGCACGGCTTGGGATTAACACAAATGGAGTTTGCTTCCAAATTTTGTATTAGTGTGTCAACTCTTAGGCATTGGGAGAGAGGCGACCGAACTCCTCATGGTCCAGCATTAGCGCTGTTAAATGTGGTCGCCAAAGAGCCAAAGGCAGTTTTGCGTGCGCTGGGCTAA
- a CDS encoding type II toxin-antitoxin system RelE/ParE family toxin: protein MAKITNVLQTANFKRAVKKLHQNQKKDLDKAVKELMADPLLGEQKKGDLAFLRVYKFKMVKQLTLLGYSYEDGTVILELIALGSHENFYRDVKKLL from the coding sequence TTGGCTAAGATTACCAATGTTTTACAGACAGCTAATTTTAAGAGAGCAGTAAAGAAGTTACATCAGAATCAGAAAAAAGACTTGGATAAAGCCGTTAAGGAACTAATGGCCGATCCTCTTCTAGGTGAGCAAAAAAAAGGCGACCTAGCCTTTCTTCGCGTGTACAAATTCAAGATGGTCAAGCAGTTAACCTTACTAGGTTACAGCTACGAGGATGGCACTGTAATACTTGAATTGATAGCTCTTGGTTCTCATGAAAACTTTTACCGTGATGTTAAAAAGTTATTATGA
- a CDS encoding TA system antitoxin ParD family protein: MATASVRLDQDLVEKATIMGKALNRTMPKQIEHWAKIGEMMEDNPDLPYEFVKQAIISKAEKEAGKLEPYDFG, encoded by the coding sequence ATGGCAACCGCGAGCGTAAGACTAGACCAAGATCTAGTTGAGAAAGCTACCATTATGGGCAAAGCACTAAATCGAACTATGCCAAAACAGATTGAGCATTGGGCAAAGATAGGTGAAATGATGGAAGATAATCCCGATTTGCCATACGAATTTGTGAAACAGGCAATTATTTCTAAAGCTGAAAAAGAGGCTGGAAAATTGGAGCCTTACGATTTTGGCTAA
- a CDS encoding type II toxin-antitoxin system Phd/YefM family antitoxin → MKVELVTSLKRQATKILADLHDTKEPVLITEHGKPSAYLIDVEDYEFMQNRLAILEGIARGERALADGKVVSHQDAKDRMSKWLK, encoded by the coding sequence ATGAAAGTAGAACTTGTGACGTCACTAAAACGGCAGGCTACTAAGATCCTTGCCGATCTTCATGATACGAAAGAGCCAGTATTAATAACTGAGCACGGAAAGCCGTCAGCTTACCTTATTGATGTAGAAGATTATGAATTTATGCAAAATCGTTTAGCGATCCTAGAAGGCATTGCTCGTGGCGAGCGAGCTCTAGCGGATGGCAAAGTGGTAAGCCATCAAGATGCTAAGGACAGAATGTCAAAATGGTTGAAATAA
- a CDS encoding type II toxin-antitoxin system RelE/ParE family toxin yields MVEIIWTEPVLSDMNGIAEYIALENVVAAKQLVQTVFTKVERLVDFPESGRVPPELEHLNCCEVVVTPCRVFYKYDDEKVRILFVMRAERDLRRLMLTKQ; encoded by the coding sequence ATGGTTGAAATAATTTGGACGGAGCCGGTTCTATCCGATATGAATGGCATTGCTGAATACATCGCGCTTGAAAATGTCGTGGCTGCTAAACAACTGGTGCAAACGGTTTTTACAAAAGTTGAACGTTTGGTTGATTTTCCAGAGTCTGGACGCGTCCCACCAGAACTGGAACACCTCAATTGTTGTGAAGTCGTTGTAACTCCGTGTCGTGTTTTCTACAAGTATGATGATGAAAAGGTTCGTATTCTTTTTGTTATGCGTGCGGAGCGAGATTTGCGTCGGTTAATGCTAACGAAACAGTAG
- a CDS encoding PhzF family phenazine biosynthesis protein produces MKIKINVVDAFTSVRFKGNPAAVVITGKWLSNEKMQEIAAENNLSETAFLVEDDNGVFTIRWFSPMTEIDFCGHATLASAYVIFSENYQLSHISLFAESVGMMKIVKKDEGFIQMDFPNRMPHPVNDVPEALLQGLSIKPKSVLKNNQAYFAVYSDEDDVLSVIQDSEQLKTLAPYDVVVTAPGTQFDFVSRYFWPANGGDEDPVTGSIHTGLAPYWAKVFGRSKLMAYQASKRGGIVKCEVTGDRVLISGQAVSYLEGYINI; encoded by the coding sequence ATGAAAATTAAAATTAACGTTGTTGATGCATTTACCAGTGTAAGATTCAAAGGTAACCCTGCCGCTGTTGTTATCACTGGCAAATGGCTCAGTAATGAAAAAATGCAGGAAATTGCTGCCGAGAATAACCTGTCTGAAACCGCATTCTTGGTTGAAGACGATAACGGCGTATTTACTATCCGCTGGTTTTCACCCATGACAGAAATCGACTTTTGTGGGCACGCAACGTTGGCTTCTGCCTATGTGATTTTTAGCGAAAATTATCAGCTATCACATATTTCACTTTTCGCAGAGTCAGTAGGAATGATGAAAATCGTTAAGAAAGACGAAGGATTCATTCAAATGGATTTCCCAAATAGAATGCCCCACCCAGTCAACGATGTGCCTGAAGCGTTACTGCAAGGGCTTTCTATCAAGCCCAAAAGCGTTTTAAAAAATAACCAAGCTTATTTTGCGGTTTATTCTGACGAAGATGACGTTTTAAGCGTAATTCAAGACAGCGAACAACTAAAAACACTCGCACCCTATGATGTGGTAGTGACAGCGCCTGGTACGCAATTTGATTTTGTTTCGCGTTATTTTTGGCCCGCGAACGGCGGTGATGAAGACCCGGTTACCGGTTCAATCCACACGGGGTTGGCGCCGTATTGGGCAAAAGTGTTTGGACGGTCAAAGCTTATGGCTTATCAAGCATCTAAACGAGGCGGTATAGTGAAGTGTGAGGTGACAGGCGACCGCGTGCTTATTTCTGGCCAAGCGGTGTCTTACCTTGAAGGTTATATTAATATTTGA
- the ggt gene encoding gamma-glutamyltransferase, translating into MRRSALFRASVVTLALSSCFIFGANAKQAREVGEPEAATGYVEKQAFEAKDYMVVAANPYASWAGKNILDKGGSAIDAAVAVQSMLSLVEPQSSGIGGGAFILYWDNKNKVLHTFDGRETAPKAVNSHWFIQGNKPMRWIDAVVGGKSVGVPGAVKALEMAQKEFGKLPWNTLFDDTIKTAEDGFKVSPRLAKLVALDYHPGLKTFPASSTYFFPAGLPLKEGTVKKNKKLAKTLKGIAEKGSDYLLKGEVAEKIVKAVNSAEINPGQMTLEDLASYEPVKREPVCGLYHEKRICGMAPPSSGGVNVYQILKMLEGFDLSQYAPDSVEFANLYTQASALSYADREKFIADSDFTNLPFAAMINTAYLERRAESISVDKEWRRKRAGNPYADANVALGTSMELPNTSHVSIVDKEGNAVSMTTSIEFMFGSGIMVEGFLLNNQLTDFSFSPTKNRFPVPNRVEPGKRPRSAMSPTMVFDKEGNLEVVVGSPGGSRIVSYVAQTLIGVLDFGLDIQQAINLPKITNRNDYTALEKGTPIAELEAPLKALGHNVKVVDLNSGLHGIQFKSGKLIGGADPRREGIAVGR; encoded by the coding sequence TTGAGACGCAGTGCTTTGTTCAGAGCTTCAGTAGTAACCCTGGCATTATCTAGTTGTTTTATTTTTGGTGCGAACGCTAAACAAGCTCGCGAAGTGGGTGAGCCAGAAGCGGCAACGGGATACGTCGAGAAACAGGCGTTTGAAGCCAAAGACTATATGGTTGTGGCGGCAAATCCCTATGCGTCTTGGGCGGGAAAGAATATTTTAGATAAGGGGGGAAGCGCCATTGACGCGGCCGTGGCCGTTCAATCTATGCTTTCTTTAGTTGAGCCGCAATCATCGGGTATTGGCGGTGGTGCGTTTATCCTTTATTGGGATAACAAGAACAAAGTACTTCATACCTTTGACGGGCGTGAAACGGCACCAAAAGCAGTAAATTCTCATTGGTTTATCCAAGGGAACAAACCAATGCGTTGGATAGACGCTGTAGTAGGCGGCAAGTCAGTAGGCGTGCCTGGTGCAGTTAAAGCGCTAGAAATGGCACAAAAAGAGTTCGGCAAGCTGCCTTGGAATACGCTGTTTGACGATACAATCAAAACAGCAGAAGACGGCTTTAAGGTTTCGCCTCGCTTAGCCAAACTGGTTGCGCTAGATTATCACCCAGGGCTAAAGACCTTTCCAGCGAGTTCGACCTATTTCTTTCCAGCAGGCCTTCCTTTAAAAGAAGGCACAGTAAAGAAAAATAAGAAACTCGCTAAAACCCTTAAAGGCATTGCTGAAAAGGGCAGCGACTATTTATTGAAAGGTGAAGTCGCTGAAAAAATAGTAAAAGCGGTGAATAGCGCTGAAATCAACCCAGGTCAGATGACGTTAGAAGATTTAGCAAGCTACGAGCCGGTAAAACGTGAACCTGTTTGTGGCCTATATCACGAAAAACGTATCTGCGGGATGGCACCGCCGAGCTCGGGCGGCGTGAACGTGTATCAAATTTTGAAAATGTTAGAAGGCTTTGACCTTAGCCAGTATGCGCCCGATTCAGTCGAATTTGCGAATTTGTACACGCAGGCAAGCGCACTTTCGTATGCCGACCGTGAAAAGTTTATAGCGGATAGCGATTTCACCAATTTGCCATTTGCTGCCATGATCAATACGGCTTACCTTGAGCGCCGTGCAGAAAGCATTAGTGTTGATAAAGAATGGCGTCGCAAGCGCGCCGGTAATCCATACGCTGACGCAAACGTAGCGCTTGGCACCTCAATGGAGTTGCCTAACACCTCGCACGTTTCAATCGTAGATAAAGAAGGCAATGCAGTATCCATGACCACAAGCATTGAATTCATGTTTGGCTCTGGGATTATGGTAGAAGGCTTTTTGCTAAACAATCAGCTCACCGACTTCTCGTTCTCTCCAACGAAAAATAGATTCCCTGTCCCTAACCGCGTAGAGCCTGGTAAGAGACCTAGAAGTGCTATGAGCCCCACAATGGTGTTCGACAAAGAAGGTAACTTAGAAGTGGTTGTAGGCTCACCGGGTGGCTCGAGAATTGTAAGCTATGTCGCGCAAACGCTAATTGGTGTTTTGGACTTCGGTTTAGACATTCAGCAAGCGATAAACCTGCCTAAAATCACCAATAGAAACGATTATACGGCGTTAGAGAAGGGCACACCTATAGCTGAGCTTGAAGCGCCATTAAAGGCACTTGGTCATAACGTAAAAGTGGTGGATTTAAACAGCGGTCTTCACGGAATTCAGTTTAAATCAGGCAAACTAATTGGCGGTGCTGACCCTCGTAGGGAAGGTATTGCAGTAGGGCGCTAA
- a CDS encoding enoyl-CoA hydratase, translating to MSHIITEIKQQCLTITLNRPEKKNALTRDMYQDMANAILGIKNDGITKVVVIKGAGDCFTAGNDISDFAQQQDHAQVPETAAFMRALTACNLPVIAQVHGLAVGIGTTLLLHCDFVYATPDTRFVLPFINLGLVPEYASSYLLPKVAGHIKAAEWLMLGEPFTTADAYQFGILTKIVDAQEIDQAVQTTVEKLVAKPSFSLKQTKALLKGDGERTNQQMNEEFDIFLEALGTTAAQEAFDAFLKKRPINPEKFK from the coding sequence ATGTCTCACATCATTACCGAAATAAAACAGCAGTGCCTCACCATAACCCTCAATCGACCAGAAAAGAAAAATGCACTAACCCGCGATATGTACCAAGACATGGCGAACGCCATTTTAGGAATAAAAAACGACGGTATTACTAAAGTTGTTGTTATTAAGGGGGCGGGGGATTGTTTTACCGCCGGCAACGACATCAGCGACTTTGCACAGCAGCAGGATCACGCTCAAGTACCAGAAACCGCTGCTTTTATGCGTGCGCTCACAGCATGTAATTTACCTGTTATTGCGCAAGTTCATGGGTTAGCCGTGGGAATAGGTACAACCCTTTTACTTCATTGTGACTTTGTATACGCCACCCCAGATACCCGATTTGTTCTACCGTTCATCAACTTAGGGCTTGTTCCTGAGTATGCATCAAGTTATCTTTTGCCTAAGGTTGCAGGTCATATCAAAGCGGCAGAGTGGCTTATGCTGGGCGAACCCTTTACCACTGCCGATGCCTATCAATTTGGTATTCTGACTAAGATTGTCGACGCGCAGGAAATAGATCAAGCGGTTCAAACCACGGTAGAAAAACTCGTTGCCAAGCCTTCATTTTCGCTTAAACAAACAAAAGCGCTGTTAAAAGGTGACGGGGAGCGAACAAACCAACAAATGAACGAAGAGTTTGATATATTTTTAGAAGCGTTGGGTACTACCGCAGCCCAAGAAGCGTTTGATGCGTTTCTTAAAAAACGCCCCATTAACCCCGAAAAGTTTAAATAA
- the rrtA gene encoding rhombosortase: MNSLPFSLKYSAGPLLIALCSLIAFFFEPLSGNYLAYDRFAIQGLETWRIVSGNIVHTNGYHLLLNIAGLALLWALHGEHYRVGLFLKVFVWCCLGTSVGLYFFSPDLIWYAGLSGALHGIFAWGACVDIKEKMKSGWLLLIGLAIKVGYEQIDGSSEQVANLIDAKVAVDAHLFGALTGITIFLLMFITAKRI; this comes from the coding sequence ATGAATTCACTGCCGTTTTCGCTTAAGTATAGTGCTGGCCCCTTACTTATTGCGCTATGTTCTCTTATCGCGTTTTTCTTTGAACCCTTATCGGGTAATTATTTAGCTTACGACCGCTTCGCCATTCAGGGTTTAGAAACGTGGCGAATAGTGAGTGGCAACATCGTTCACACTAATGGCTACCACCTGCTTTTAAATATAGCGGGTCTAGCACTTTTGTGGGCGTTACACGGCGAACATTATCGCGTTGGTTTGTTCTTGAAAGTCTTTGTGTGGTGCTGCTTAGGCACCAGTGTTGGGCTTTACTTTTTTTCACCAGACCTTATTTGGTATGCGGGGCTTTCTGGCGCACTTCACGGCATTTTTGCATGGGGCGCCTGTGTTGATATTAAGGAAAAGATGAAGTCGGGTTGGTTACTACTTATTGGATTAGCGATTAAAGTGGGATACGAACAAATAGACGGTAGTAGCGAACAAGTCGCTAACCTTATTGATGCTAAAGTTGCTGTCGATGCGCATTTATTCGGAGCCCTTACGGGTATCACCATCTTTTTGCTGATGTTTATTACGGCAAAGCGTATATAG